Proteins encoded by one window of Mycolicibacterium sp. ND9-15:
- a CDS encoding (2,3-dihydroxybenzoyl)adenylate synthase → MSTGFEQRPPAENPVQQRALGDLTTGFVPFPTDRAEEYRRAGYWTGRPLDSILRDAAGAWPDRTAVIDRGVSYTFAELDARADRIAAALADRGIAPGDRMLLQLPNTCEFAVALFGVLRAGVVPVMCLPGHRSAELNHFAAVSGAVGLIVPDSVGGFDYRALADDLVEDNPGLQHVFVHGEPGRFQSWSALADFDGPLPEYGPVDPDTPALLLVSGGTTGLPKLIARTHNDYLYTARTSARECLLTGDDVYLVVLPAGHNFPLACPGLLGSMSVGATSVFTTDASPEAAFALIDRHKVTVTALVNALAKVWTQAGDWEPVLPTSLRLVQVGGSRMTPQEAEYILAGLTPGLQQIFGMAEGTLNFTRPDDPVDVVVNTQGRPMSPHDEMRVVDESGAEVAPGQEGELLVRGPYTLNGYYRADDANARSFTPDGFYRSGDRVRIFADGPRAGYVEVTGRIKDVIHRGGETVSASDLEEHLFAHPAIYAAAAVALPDDFLGEKICAAVVFKGPPITLADLNQFLDERGVSAHSRPDVLAPLPRLPKTAVGKVDKKKVVTELMS, encoded by the coding sequence ATGAGCACCGGTTTCGAGCAGCGCCCACCAGCAGAGAACCCGGTTCAGCAGCGCGCTCTCGGCGACCTCACGACCGGATTCGTGCCGTTTCCCACCGACCGCGCCGAGGAGTACCGGCGGGCCGGGTACTGGACCGGCCGGCCACTCGACTCGATCCTGCGCGATGCGGCGGGGGCCTGGCCCGATCGGACCGCTGTGATCGATCGCGGCGTCAGCTACACGTTCGCCGAACTGGACGCGCGGGCCGACCGCATCGCGGCGGCACTGGCCGACCGCGGCATCGCGCCCGGCGACCGGATGCTGCTGCAGCTGCCCAACACCTGCGAGTTCGCGGTCGCGCTCTTCGGTGTGCTGCGGGCGGGCGTCGTTCCGGTCATGTGCCTGCCGGGCCATCGCTCCGCGGAACTGAACCACTTCGCGGCGGTCAGCGGCGCCGTCGGCCTGATCGTGCCCGACTCGGTCGGCGGCTTCGACTACCGCGCACTCGCCGACGACCTCGTCGAAGACAACCCCGGGCTGCAACACGTGTTCGTTCATGGGGAGCCCGGCCGGTTTCAATCCTGGTCTGCGCTAGCCGATTTCGACGGTCCACTGCCCGAGTACGGGCCGGTCGATCCCGACACGCCCGCCCTGCTGCTGGTGTCGGGCGGCACCACCGGGCTGCCGAAGCTCATCGCGCGCACACACAACGATTACCTCTACACGGCGCGCACCAGCGCGCGCGAGTGCCTCCTGACCGGCGACGACGTCTATCTCGTCGTGCTGCCCGCCGGCCACAACTTCCCGTTGGCGTGCCCGGGCCTGCTGGGCTCGATGAGCGTCGGCGCCACTTCGGTTTTCACCACCGACGCCAGCCCCGAGGCAGCGTTCGCGTTGATCGATCGGCACAAGGTCACCGTCACCGCTCTGGTCAACGCGCTGGCCAAGGTGTGGACCCAGGCGGGCGACTGGGAACCGGTGCTGCCGACGTCGCTGCGGCTGGTCCAGGTCGGAGGTTCGCGGATGACACCGCAGGAGGCCGAGTACATCTTGGCCGGGCTCACCCCCGGTCTGCAGCAGATCTTCGGGATGGCCGAGGGCACGCTGAACTTCACCCGGCCCGACGATCCCGTCGACGTGGTGGTCAACACCCAGGGCAGGCCGATGTCGCCGCACGACGAGATGCGGGTGGTCGACGAGTCCGGTGCGGAGGTCGCGCCGGGTCAGGAAGGCGAACTGCTGGTGCGCGGCCCGTACACGCTCAACGGCTACTACCGCGCCGACGACGCGAACGCGCGGTCGTTCACTCCCGACGGCTTCTACCGCAGCGGTGACCGGGTGCGGATCTTCGCCGACGGCCCGCGGGCCGGTTACGTCGAGGTGACCGGGCGCATCAAGGACGTCATCCACCGCGGCGGTGAGACGGTGTCCGCGTCGGATCTCGAGGAACACCTGTTTGCGCACCCCGCGATCTACGCAGCGGCGGCCGTGGCGCTGCCCGACGACTTTCTCGGCGAGAAGATCTGCGCCGCGGTGGTGTTCAAGGGGCCGCCGATCACGCTCGCCGATCTGAACCAGTTCCTCGACGAGCGGGGCGTGTCGGCCCACAGCAGGCCCGACGTGCTGGCGCCACTGCCGAGGTTGCCCAAGACCGCGGTCGGCAAGGTGGACAAGAAGAAGGTCGTCACCGAATTGATGTCGTGA
- a CDS encoding non-ribosomal peptide synthetase has product MGVGETGSVDRCVREEVAELLGVSPGEVDPDADLIASGLDSIRMMSLSGRWRKRGIDVNFAALAQQPTVAAWTALVAGRASRGGPESTAQPALGEQTDPFPLAPIQQALWLGRDETQQLGGVAAHLYVEFDGIGVDPQRLRVAAAKLAARHPMLRVEILPDGMQRVGDRELDVSVIDLRDLGADDAAKRLTEIREAKSHQMLHDEVLELSLSLLPGGATRLHVDMDMQAADAVSYRNFMADLAAFYRGEELTALNYTYREYRSALTAAATAPDEDRRWWAQRIPHLPEPPALPLVPPSEQNNPRRNTRRWHFFDSATRDALFAAARRHGVTPAMVVAASYAGTLARWSTSRHLLLNLPMFGREPFHPDVDKLVGDFSSSLMLDIDLTGANTALARSRIVQAALHTSARHSNYSGLSVLRDLSRHRGSQALAPFVFTSALGLGDLFAGDVTEQFGTPVWHISQGPQVLLDAQVTPFDGGLLMNWDVREEAFRPGVIDAMFAYHLAELTRLATDDSSWAAPDPPAVTEAQRTVRDAVNGVTTEPSGDALHDGFFRAAARQPDAPAVFSSLGDLSYGQLAEQSLAVATTLRQYGIAAGDTVAVMGPKTPEQIPALLGILATGGVYLPIGADQPDDRAARILQTADVRLALVCGDRRDPVGLPTLTVAEAIRSGADSATRTSPAATDPAELAYVLFTSGSTGEPKGVEVTHDAAMNTIEFINRHFEIGPADRCLALSTLECDLSVLDIFGTLRSGGSIVVVDERHRRDPDTWARLIDQHGVTVLHFMPGWLEMLVAVVPADSRRLSTVRVVPTGGDWVRTQLAQALRTRAPGARFAGLGGATETATHNTICEPADIPASWTALPFGTPLPNNACRVVAADGTDCPDWVPGEFWVGGRGVARGYRGRPELTAAKFVRHDGRNWYRTGDLVRYLPDGAVEFVGRVDHRIKISGYRVELGEVEVALERVPGVDAAVAAVVSGERDTLAALTTVTDADLDSEAITTALTELLPAHMIPKVIVVTDRIPFGVNGKIDRKAVARQLAEAEVPTAPAYRAPSTPLESALAAIVGEVLDARVGVDDDFFCLGGDSVLATQVIARVRDWLDAPTALVTDMFATRCVSKLAERLAGREPVSERLDAVAEVYLAVAGMDAADVLSELESSAQGSP; this is encoded by the coding sequence GTGGGTGTCGGTGAGACGGGTTCGGTCGATCGCTGCGTCCGCGAGGAGGTCGCCGAACTTCTCGGCGTGAGCCCCGGCGAAGTCGACCCGGATGCCGACCTGATCGCCTCGGGACTCGACTCGATCCGCATGATGTCGCTGTCGGGGCGGTGGCGGAAACGGGGTATCGACGTCAACTTCGCCGCGCTCGCGCAGCAGCCCACCGTGGCGGCGTGGACGGCGTTGGTGGCCGGCCGCGCCAGTCGCGGCGGCCCCGAGTCGACGGCTCAGCCGGCCCTCGGCGAGCAAACCGATCCGTTCCCACTGGCTCCGATCCAGCAAGCCCTGTGGCTCGGCCGCGACGAGACACAGCAACTTGGTGGCGTCGCAGCACACCTCTACGTCGAGTTCGACGGCATCGGAGTCGATCCGCAGCGACTGCGTGTCGCCGCAGCGAAGCTGGCGGCCCGCCATCCGATGCTGCGGGTCGAGATTCTCCCCGACGGTATGCAGCGGGTCGGCGACCGCGAACTGGATGTATCGGTGATCGACCTTCGTGACCTCGGCGCCGATGACGCGGCGAAGCGCCTGACCGAGATCCGCGAGGCGAAATCTCATCAGATGTTGCACGACGAGGTGCTGGAGCTGAGCCTTTCGCTACTTCCCGGCGGCGCGACACGGTTGCACGTCGACATGGACATGCAAGCCGCCGATGCGGTGAGTTACCGCAACTTCATGGCCGACCTCGCAGCGTTCTACCGGGGCGAAGAACTCACCGCACTGAACTACACCTATCGCGAGTACCGGTCGGCGCTCACCGCCGCCGCGACAGCACCCGACGAGGACCGCCGATGGTGGGCGCAGCGAATCCCGCATCTGCCGGAACCGCCTGCGCTGCCGCTTGTTCCGCCCTCGGAGCAGAACAACCCCCGACGCAACACCCGACGCTGGCACTTCTTCGACTCCGCCACACGCGATGCGCTGTTCGCCGCGGCCCGACGGCACGGTGTCACCCCGGCGATGGTGGTGGCGGCGTCGTACGCCGGAACCCTGGCCCGTTGGTCGACCAGTCGACATCTCCTGCTGAATCTGCCGATGTTCGGCCGCGAGCCGTTCCATCCCGACGTCGACAAGCTGGTCGGTGACTTCTCGTCGTCGCTGATGCTCGACATCGATCTCACCGGTGCGAACACCGCGTTGGCCCGATCGCGCATCGTGCAGGCGGCATTGCACACCAGCGCACGCCATTCGAACTACTCCGGCCTCTCGGTGCTGCGGGACCTGAGCCGGCACCGCGGCTCCCAGGCGCTGGCACCGTTCGTATTCACCAGCGCTCTCGGCCTCGGCGACCTGTTTGCCGGCGATGTGACAGAGCAGTTCGGCACGCCGGTCTGGCATATCTCCCAGGGGCCGCAGGTGCTGCTCGACGCACAGGTCACCCCGTTCGACGGTGGGCTGCTGATGAACTGGGATGTGCGCGAAGAGGCGTTCCGGCCCGGCGTGATCGATGCGATGTTCGCCTATCATCTCGCCGAGTTGACCCGGCTGGCCACCGACGACAGTTCCTGGGCGGCGCCGGATCCGCCTGCGGTGACCGAAGCGCAGCGCACGGTGCGCGATGCCGTCAACGGCGTGACCACAGAGCCGAGCGGAGACGCGCTGCACGACGGCTTCTTCCGCGCTGCGGCAAGACAACCCGACGCTCCCGCGGTGTTCTCCAGCCTCGGCGATCTCAGCTATGGGCAGCTGGCCGAGCAGTCATTGGCCGTGGCGACGACCCTGCGTCAATACGGTATCGCGGCCGGTGACACGGTCGCCGTAATGGGACCCAAGACGCCAGAACAGATTCCAGCGCTGCTGGGAATTTTGGCCACCGGTGGCGTGTACCTCCCGATCGGTGCCGACCAGCCCGATGACCGGGCTGCCCGGATCCTGCAGACCGCGGATGTGCGGCTCGCGCTGGTGTGCGGGGATCGACGCGACCCGGTGGGCTTGCCCACCCTGACGGTGGCCGAGGCGATCCGGTCCGGTGCGGACTCGGCGACCCGAACCTCGCCGGCTGCAACGGATCCCGCCGAGCTGGCCTACGTACTGTTCACCTCGGGCTCCACCGGAGAACCCAAGGGTGTCGAAGTCACTCACGACGCCGCGATGAACACCATCGAGTTCATCAACCGGCACTTCGAAATCGGGCCGGCCGACCGCTGCTTGGCGCTGTCGACCCTGGAGTGCGATCTGTCGGTGCTCGACATCTTCGGCACGCTGCGGTCCGGCGGCTCGATCGTCGTCGTCGACGAACGGCATCGGCGCGATCCCGACACCTGGGCTCGGCTGATCGACCAACACGGTGTCACGGTGCTGCACTTCATGCCCGGGTGGCTGGAGATGCTCGTTGCGGTCGTGCCGGCAGACAGTCGCCGGTTGTCCACGGTGCGGGTCGTGCCAACGGGTGGAGACTGGGTGAGGACCCAATTGGCCCAGGCGTTGCGGACCCGAGCACCCGGCGCGCGATTCGCCGGACTGGGCGGTGCCACCGAAACGGCAACGCACAACACCATTTGCGAACCGGCCGACATACCTGCGAGCTGGACGGCATTGCCCTTCGGCACTCCACTGCCGAACAACGCCTGTCGCGTGGTCGCCGCCGACGGGACCGACTGCCCGGACTGGGTACCGGGCGAATTCTGGGTCGGGGGCCGTGGCGTGGCGCGCGGTTATCGTGGACGACCCGAACTGACCGCAGCAAAGTTCGTTCGGCACGACGGCCGAAACTGGTACCGGACCGGCGATCTCGTGCGCTATCTGCCCGACGGCGCCGTGGAGTTCGTCGGACGCGTTGACCACCGCATCAAAATCAGCGGATACCGGGTCGAACTCGGCGAGGTCGAAGTGGCGCTCGAGCGCGTGCCCGGTGTGGACGCGGCAGTCGCCGCGGTCGTATCCGGCGAACGCGACACCCTCGCCGCACTGACAACGGTCACCGATGCCGACCTGGACTCCGAAGCGATCACCACCGCGTTGACCGAATTGCTTCCCGCGCACATGATTCCGAAGGTCATAGTGGTGACCGATCGAATACCATTCGGCGTCAACGGAAAGATCGACCGCAAAGCGGTCGCGCGACAGCTCGCCGAAGCGGAGGTTCCCACAGCGCCGGCCTACCGGGCGCCGTCGACCCCGCTGGAATCCGCACTGGCCGCGATCGTCGGTGAGGTGCTCGACGCCCGGGTCGGGGTCGACGACGACTTCTTCTGCCTCGGTGGGGATTCGGTGCTGGCGACGCAGGTGATCGCCCGCGTCCGGGACTGGCTCGACGCCCCGACCGCATTGGTCACCGACATGTTCGCCACTCGGTGTGTGTCGAAGCTCGCCGAACGACTGGCCGGTCGCGAACCCGTAAGTGAGCGGCTCGACGCGGTGGCCGAGGTCTACCTGGCGGTGGCCGGGATGGACGCCGCCGACGTGCTGTCCGAACTCGAGTCGTCAGCTCAAGGCTCACCTTAG
- a CDS encoding LLM class F420-dependent oxidoreductase — translation MDLAGVGVWSSALRYGDQGEAAEAAAELEDLGFTALWIPDVGGPVLDSVEHLLSSTKQVVIATGILNLWMHEPADVAARYAALAESHGERFLLGIGVSHAPLIDSREPGLYRRPLAATRRYLDDIDATPRPVPVANRVLAALGPKMLELAATRSRGAHPYLVTPDHTRYAREQLGDGPLLLPEQTVLLTTDADEARTLGTDWLRSYLALPNYANNLLRSGFTEADVASVSDRLFDALIAWGDEETVLKRVHEHRDAGADHVCVQVLTADPRGFPRDQWRRLALALR, via the coding sequence ATGGATCTGGCAGGCGTCGGTGTGTGGAGTTCTGCGCTTCGGTACGGCGATCAGGGCGAGGCCGCCGAGGCGGCCGCGGAGCTGGAGGATCTCGGCTTCACCGCGCTGTGGATACCCGACGTCGGCGGACCCGTCCTCGATTCGGTGGAGCACCTGCTGTCGTCGACCAAGCAGGTCGTGATCGCCACCGGAATCCTCAACCTCTGGATGCACGAGCCCGCCGACGTGGCCGCGCGCTACGCCGCGCTGGCCGAAAGCCACGGCGAACGCTTTCTGCTGGGCATCGGGGTGAGCCATGCACCGCTGATCGACTCGAGGGAACCAGGCCTCTACCGCAGGCCGCTCGCCGCGACCCGCAGATATCTCGACGACATCGATGCCACCCCGCGGCCGGTCCCCGTCGCCAACCGGGTGCTCGCGGCCCTGGGCCCGAAGATGCTCGAGCTCGCCGCGACCCGCTCGCGCGGTGCGCACCCGTATCTGGTCACTCCCGACCACACCCGCTACGCCCGCGAACAACTCGGCGACGGCCCGCTGCTGCTGCCCGAGCAGACGGTGCTGCTCACCACCGACGCCGACGAGGCGCGCACGCTCGGAACCGATTGGCTGCGTTCGTATCTGGCACTGCCCAACTACGCCAACAACCTGCTGCGGTCGGGCTTCACCGAAGCCGATGTGGCCTCTGTCAGCGATCGGTTGTTCGACGCGCTCATCGCCTGGGGCGACGAGGAGACGGTGCTGAAGCGGGTCCATGAGCACCGCGACGCCGGCGCCGACCACGTCTGCGTGCAGGTGCTCACCGCCGACCCGCGGGGGTTCCCGCGCGACCAGTGGCGGCGACTGGCCCTTGCCCTAAGGTGA
- a CDS encoding thioesterase II family protein, whose product MIDEQSQLTFAPWIKRCAGQSSNGATVVFPHAGGAAAAYRAFASALAGGGDDAYVVQYPQRADRLSHPAPDTVEDLAADLFAAGDWSRLGPLRLFGHCMGAVIAFEFGRVAERHGVPVRQLWVSASQAPSTIATSPRLPTADADVIANMVDLGGTDPRLLAEEEFIDLLVRAVRADYRAFNRYACEPGARLAADIHTIGGRDDHRISQDMLRGWQTHTDGVFTLSLFDGGHFYLDDHLETVAELVNAG is encoded by the coding sequence ATGATCGACGAGCAGAGCCAACTGACCTTCGCGCCCTGGATCAAACGCTGCGCCGGGCAGTCGTCGAACGGCGCGACAGTGGTCTTTCCTCACGCGGGCGGCGCGGCGGCGGCTTACCGGGCGTTTGCGTCGGCGCTGGCGGGTGGCGGCGACGACGCCTACGTCGTCCAGTACCCGCAACGCGCGGACCGACTGTCCCATCCGGCGCCGGACACGGTCGAGGACCTGGCGGCCGATCTGTTCGCGGCCGGCGACTGGTCCCGGCTGGGCCCGCTGCGACTGTTCGGTCACTGTATGGGCGCGGTGATCGCCTTCGAGTTCGGCCGGGTCGCCGAGCGCCACGGCGTTCCCGTTCGGCAGCTGTGGGTTTCGGCGAGTCAGGCGCCGTCGACCATCGCCACCTCACCGCGGCTGCCCACCGCCGACGCGGACGTCATCGCCAACATGGTCGACCTCGGCGGAACGGACCCCCGCCTGCTCGCCGAGGAGGAATTCATCGACTTGCTCGTCCGCGCGGTGCGGGCGGACTACCGGGCGTTCAACCGCTACGCGTGTGAGCCCGGCGCCCGCCTCGCCGCCGACATTCACACCATCGGCGGCCGCGACGACCACCGAATAAGCCAAGATATGTTGCGCGGCTGGCAAACTCACACCGACGGCGTATTCACGCTGTCGTTGTTCGACGGCGGGCACTTCTACCTCGACGACCACCTCGAGACCGTCGCGGAGTTGGTCAATGCCGGTTAG
- a CDS encoding beta-ketoacyl [acyl carrier protein] synthase domain-containing protein — protein MPVSTPDGAAADPIAIVGMAIEAPGGIDTAESYWDLLVARREGLCPFPRDRGWSVRDVLDGSQRDGFKRIHDLGGFLSSAALFDPEFFGISPREAVAMDPQQRVALRVAWRALENSGINPDDLAGHDAGCYVGASAMGYGPDLAQFSNLTGHLMSGTALGVISGRIAYTLGLAGPALTIDTSCSSTLTAIHTAAQALRSGDCDLALAGGVCVMGSPGFFVEFSKQHALSDDGRCRPYSAHASGTVWAEGAAMFVLQHRSGAMRAGRRVLAELRATCLNQDGRSVGLTAPSGQAQARLFARGLEQSGVRPEDIGMIEGHGTGTRLGDRTELISLATTYGATAPGEGGLLGSVKSNLGHTQAAAGGLGLAKVLIAAEKGAVPATLHTDEASREIDWDSQGLRLASELTPWPALNNERLAAVTAFGMSGTNAHLVVSIPASPSKAA, from the coding sequence ATGCCGGTTAGCACACCGGACGGCGCCGCAGCCGATCCGATCGCCATCGTGGGAATGGCGATCGAGGCTCCGGGCGGAATCGACACCGCCGAAAGCTACTGGGACCTGCTGGTCGCACGGCGCGAGGGTCTGTGCCCGTTCCCGCGGGACCGCGGGTGGTCGGTCCGTGACGTGCTCGACGGCTCACAGCGCGACGGGTTCAAGCGCATTCATGACCTCGGTGGGTTCCTCTCCAGTGCAGCGCTTTTCGACCCCGAGTTCTTCGGGATATCCCCGCGGGAGGCGGTCGCGATGGACCCGCAGCAGCGAGTCGCGCTTCGGGTGGCGTGGCGCGCGCTGGAGAACAGCGGGATCAACCCCGACGACCTCGCAGGCCACGACGCCGGCTGCTATGTGGGCGCCTCGGCGATGGGATACGGTCCCGATCTGGCCCAGTTCTCAAACCTCACGGGGCATTTGATGTCCGGAACCGCGCTCGGTGTCATCTCCGGCCGGATCGCCTACACGCTCGGGCTGGCCGGTCCAGCCCTGACCATCGACACCTCCTGCTCGTCCACCCTGACCGCAATTCACACCGCGGCACAGGCGCTGCGGTCGGGCGACTGCGACCTCGCGTTGGCCGGTGGCGTGTGCGTGATGGGCTCGCCCGGCTTCTTCGTCGAATTCTCCAAGCAGCACGCGTTGTCCGACGACGGTCGCTGCCGGCCCTACAGCGCGCACGCCAGCGGCACCGTATGGGCCGAGGGCGCAGCGATGTTCGTCCTGCAGCACCGTTCGGGGGCAATGCGCGCCGGGCGTCGGGTGCTCGCCGAGCTGCGGGCCACCTGCCTGAACCAGGACGGTCGTTCCGTGGGCCTGACCGCACCGAGCGGTCAGGCGCAGGCGCGGTTGTTCGCACGGGGGCTCGAGCAGAGCGGTGTGCGGCCCGAAGACATCGGGATGATCGAGGGACACGGTACCGGGACACGGCTCGGGGACCGCACCGAACTGATCTCGCTGGCCACGACCTACGGCGCCACCGCCCCCGGCGAAGGCGGCCTGCTCGGCTCGGTGAAGTCCAACCTCGGCCACACACAAGCCGCCGCCGGCGGGCTCGGCCTGGCCAAAGTGCTGATCGCCGCCGAGAAAGGAGCGGTCCCGGCCACCTTGCACACCGACGAAGCCAGCCGCGAAATCGACTGGGACAGTCAGGGGTTACGGCTGGCCTCCGAGCTGACGCCATGGCCGGCCCTCAACAACGAGCGGTTAGCGGCGGTGACCGCATTCGGCATGAGCGGCACCAACGCCCACCTGGTCGTGTCGATTCCAGCCAGCCCGTCGAAGGCGGCGTGA